The DNA sequence GCCCTGGTGGTGGCGCCCGCCTCCGCACGGCAGTGGGAGAGCGGCACGGCGTCGCAGGCGGTGAACGGCCCCGCCTACCCGGCCGCGCTGCCCGGGGTGCTCGCCGTCGCCTCGGTGGGGCCGGGCGGCGAGCCCGAGACGCCCGGCCCGGAGAAAGGGCGGCGGACGGAGCCCGAACTGAACGCCCCCGGCGTCTCGGTGACCGGCCCGGGGCCCGGCGGTCGCGGTCAGTTCACCGGCCACGGCGACGCGGTGGCCGGCGCCTTCGTCGCCGGTACGGCCGCGCTGGTCCTCTCGTACCATCCCCGGCTGACCGCCGATCAGGTGGCGCACAGGCTGCGCTCCACGGCCTACGGAGCCCCCGGTGACACGCCGGGCCTGGGTCTTGGGCCGGGAATCGTGGACCCCGTGCGGGCGCTGTCCGCCGTACTTCCCGAAGAGCACACGGCCGCCCCCGTGGCGGGGGAGGACGCACCGGCGCCGGCTGTACCGCCGCTCGACCCGCCGGAGGCGCGAAACCGCGCGCTGGCCGTGGCGGGCGTGGCGGCCGGGGTGGCGCTGCTCGTCGCCTTCCTGGGGTTCGTCCTTCCCCGAGGGGTTCGCAGGGGATGGCGGCCGGGCCGGGCGGCGGAGCCCGTCACCGAAGCGGACTGACTCCCCGGCCTCGCAGTTTTCGACGAAGGGCAGGGCGAGCGGGGGCGCCTGCCCGGACCGCTCTCCCGGCCGGGGCGCGCGGGCCTACCGGGAGCCCTCGGTCTCCGGCAGCAGCGGGGTCTGCACCTGAACCACACCCCTGCGTGTGATCAACTGAGCCCGTCCCGGCGGCAGTTGCCTCGGCTTGGTGTCGTTGAACAGATAGCCCTCCGACGGCGGGCAGGAAAGCAGCGCCGCGGGCGTGTTCACCTCCAGCAGACGGCGCAGCAGCGGGTCGTTCATCGCCCGCGACGCGCCGTTGGCGCTCCGTGCGACGATCAGGTGCAGCCCGAGCTCCGCGCCCTGGGCGAGGTAGTCGAGCAGCGGCCCGAAGTGGTTGCTCATGTTGCCGCCGGACACCATGTCGTAGTCGTCCACGACCAGGAACACCTGCGGACCGTTCCACCAGTCCCGCCGCTTCAGCTGTTCGGGCGAGACGTCCGCGCCGGGCAGGCGCTCCTTCATGGCCCGTGCGACGCCGTCCACCGCCTGCTTGAGCACGTCGACGGAGACGGCGTAGCCCAGCCGGTGCGACTCGGGGACGCTCTTCAGCAGCCCACGCCGGTAGTCGACCAGCATCACCCGGGCCTGGTCGGGGGTGTAGCGCTCGGTGAGCGCCTGGCAGACCGAGCGCAGCAGGTTGGTCTTGCCGGTCTCCGCGTCGCCCACCACCACCAGGTGCGCGCTCTGGGCGAAGTCGTGCCACATGACGCCGAGCTGATTGGCCTCCAGGCCCAGCGGCAGGCGCAGATCGCCGTCCGTGTCGACCTCGGCGGCGGGCAGCTCGGAGGGTTCCAGGATCGTGGGCAGCGTGCGGACCGCGGGCGCGGGCCGACCCTGCCAGTGCTCGGCCACACGGGCCACCGCGTCGGCGACGCCCGCCCCGAGGTCCGAGGCGCTGTCGCCGCCGTCCAGCCGGGGCAGAGCGGTGAGGAAGTGGTGCTGGGAATCGGTCATGCCGCGGCCGGGCGATCGGGGGACGGTCGCGGCGGCCCGCATATTGATCATGGAGTCCATGCTGTCGCCGAGCCGCAGTTCGAAGCGGGTGCCGAGCTGGTCCCGCAGCGCGGTGGGAATCTCCGACCAGCGCCCCGACGCGACGACGAGGTGCACCCCGTAGTTGAGGCCCCGCGCCGCCAGCGCGGTGAAGGTGTCCATGATGTCCATGAAGTCCTGGCGGACCGTGCCCCAGCCGTCGACGACGAGGAACACGTCGCCATACGGCTCATCGGGCATCTCGCCGGCGGCCCGGCGGGCACGCAGAGTCGCCATGGAGTCGATGCCCAGCTCGGAGAACTGCCGCTCGCGCCGGGCCACCAGCCCGTGCATCTCGGCCAGTGTGCGCTGGACCCGCTCCGGGTCCAGCCGCCCCGTCACCCCGCCCACATGGGGCAGGTCGAGGAGCGAACCGAGCGAGCCACCGCCGAAGTCCAGGCAGTAGAACTGGACTTCGCGCGGGGTGTGCGTCAGGGCGAGTGACATGATCAGGTCGCGTACGAGTGTGGACTTGCCGCTCTGCGGGCCACCCGCGATACCGATGTGCCCGCCCGCGCCCGACAGCTCGGCCACCAGGGGCTCGCGACTCTGGTCGAAGGGGCGGTCGATGATGCCCACCGGCACCGTCAGCTTCCCGTGCAGAGCGGTGTCCACGCTGGTGAGCCCCCGCCCGGGGTGCGGCTCCACCCCCATCAGCAGAACGTCCAGGGACAGCGGGCTGTCCAGCGGCGGCAGCCAGACCCGGTGCGCGGGCCTGCCGCCCTCCCGCATCCGGGAGACGGCCAGCGCGAGCAGGGACTCCTCGCTCTCCTCCACCACCGGCCGGGGGTCCGGGTCGGGAGCGGGGAGCCGGGGCGCGGTCCACTCCGTGCGGTAGGCGACCACCTGACCGGCGACGGCCGACGGTCCGACCCTGCGGACACCCTGGTAGGGCCCGGAGACGTACGCGGCCTTGAACCGGACCAGGGTCCCGGTGTCCTTCTTCAGGATGGCGCTGCCGGGCACCGAGGGCAGCTGATAGGCATCCGGTACGCCCAGGACGCCGCGGCTCTCCATCGAGGAGAACGTGCGCAGCGCGATCCGGTACGACAGGTGGGACTCCAACTGGGTCATCCGGCCCTCGTCCAGCCGCTGCGACGCGAGCAGCAGATGCACGCCCAGGCTGCGGCCCAGCCGGCCCACCATCACGAACAGATCCATGAAGTCGCGGTGCGCGGAGAGAAGCTCGCTGAACTCGTCGACCACGACGAAGAGCGTCGGCAACGGCTCCAGTTCGGCCCCTGCGGCCCGCGCCGCCTCGTACTCGTACGCCGACGTGTAGTTCCCGGCGCTGCGCAACAGCTCCTGGCGGCGCATCAGTTCGCCGTGCAGCGCGTCCTGCATGCGCTCGACCAGGGAGGACTCGTCGGCGAGGTTGGTGATCACGGCGGAGGTGTGGGGCAGGCCGTCCAGGCCGAGGAAGGTGGCGCCGCCCTTGAAGTCGACCAGGACGAAGTTCAGCTTCTCCGAGGAGTGGGTGAGCGCCAAGGCCAGTACCAGGGTCCGCAGCAGTTCCGACTTGCCGGAGCCCGTCGCACCGATCAGCACGCCGTGCGGGCCCATCCCGCCCTGTGCCGCCTCCTTGATGTCCAGTTCCACCGGGGTGCCGTCACCGGCGAGTCCCAGCGGCACGCGCAGCCTGGCCCGTTCGCCGCGGTCCTCGCGCACGGCGTCCAGATCGACGGTGTGCAGATCGGGGAGACCGAGCAGAGTGGTCAGCTGCACGTCAGAGGTGAGCGCCTCCCCGTTGTCCGTGGTGATGCCCATCCGGTACGGCGACATCAGCGCGGCCAGCGCCCTGGCCCGCCGGGGGCCCAGCACGTCCGGCCTGCCGAGCGCGGACACGGTCTCCTTGCCCGAACGGTCGGTGCTGACCAGCTCGAGCCGCTGCCGCCCGATCCGCAGCCGCAGTGTGTGGCGGGACTGACGCCAGGGCAGGGACCCGGCCACGTCCAGGGTCACCACGTTGCGGTAGCCGTCGGTGGCCAGCCGGGAGTCGGCGGGGGTGCGTGCGCTGTCCAGCACCACGACGCAGTAGGGCTCCTCGGCGCTGGGAGCGGCGTCCGCCTCGAAGGCGGGCCGGCCGGTCAACTCCTCGCCGAGCAGGGATTCGAGACCCATCACGGAGTCGGTGACCAGCCGCACGGGGCCGCCGCCGTCGACGTCCGTCGGGTGCTGGGCGTGGGGCAGCCACTTCACCCACTCCCAGGAGCCCCGGCGGTCGTGGTCCGCCAGCACCACGATCCGCAGGTCCTGGGGCGCGTGGAACACGCTCAACTGGGCCAGCAGGGCCCGGACCATCCCGTGCGCGGCCTCCTCCTCGGCCTGGAGCAGGACACGGGCGTAGGTGCGCAGATAGACCGCGACCGGCTGGTCGGGCACCGTGCCGTAGGCCTTGATGAAGCGTCGCAGGGCGTGCGCGGACAGCGGCTCCAGGTCCTCGACCGGCTTGGTACTCAACGGCGTCAGTTTCGTGGCCAGTTGCTGTTCGCCCACCGCGATCCGCACCTCGGCGAAGTCCGCGTG is a window from the Streptomyces sp. MMBL 11-1 genome containing:
- a CDS encoding S8 family serine peptidase is translated as MRSSRPPVFHALGPAALAALLLIPGTATPAGAAEGADSPSLPGMPATVADGRPCTKASTKKSAQLPWAQSFLGIERAWELSRGAGVKVAVVGTGADLERVPALDGAVTGGPDVVAGGTVRDDCVGYGTFLAGIVAGRQQPGVKAAGVAPEAEVFAVRATDRTGATTPGELAEGIRAATGSGARIVHVALSVPSAPKELKEAVRAARKAGALVVAPASARQWESGTASQAVNGPAYPAALPGVLAVASVGPGGEPETPGPEKGRRTEPELNAPGVSVTGPGPGGRGQFTGHGDAVAGAFVAGTAALVLSYHPRLTADQVAHRLRSTAYGAPGDTPGLGLGPGIVDPVRALSAVLPEEHTAAPVAGEDAPAPAVPPLDPPEARNRALAVAGVAAGVALLVAFLGFVLPRGVRRGWRPGRAAEPVTEAD
- the eccCa gene encoding type VII secretion protein EccCa, which translates into the protein MPQGELSLQEPPTVPETQSAMGNMITYMPMALSSLGMVLIFLRPGSGGGPMMYVAIGLMALSAVGMLVSQIVRASGDRKRALLGERRDYMRYLSISRRRVRKVITQQREAQAWSHPDPLSLWGLVPTSRLWERRAAHADFAEVRIAVGEQQLATKLTPLSTKPVEDLEPLSAHALRRFIKAYGTVPDQPVAVYLRTYARVLLQAEEEAAHGMVRALLAQLSVFHAPQDLRIVVLADHDRRGSWEWVKWLPHAQHPTDVDGGGPVRLVTDSVMGLESLLGEELTGRPAFEADAAPSAEEPYCVVVLDSARTPADSRLATDGYRNVVTLDVAGSLPWRQSRHTLRLRIGRQRLELVSTDRSGKETVSALGRPDVLGPRRARALAALMSPYRMGITTDNGEALTSDVQLTTLLGLPDLHTVDLDAVREDRGERARLRVPLGLAGDGTPVELDIKEAAQGGMGPHGVLIGATGSGKSELLRTLVLALALTHSSEKLNFVLVDFKGGATFLGLDGLPHTSAVITNLADESSLVERMQDALHGELMRRQELLRSAGNYTSAYEYEAARAAGAELEPLPTLFVVVDEFSELLSAHRDFMDLFVMVGRLGRSLGVHLLLASQRLDEGRMTQLESHLSYRIALRTFSSMESRGVLGVPDAYQLPSVPGSAILKKDTGTLVRFKAAYVSGPYQGVRRVGPSAVAGQVVAYRTEWTAPRLPAPDPDPRPVVEESEESLLALAVSRMREGGRPAHRVWLPPLDSPLSLDVLLMGVEPHPGRGLTSVDTALHGKLTVPVGIIDRPFDQSREPLVAELSGAGGHIGIAGGPQSGKSTLVRDLIMSLALTHTPREVQFYCLDFGGGSLGSLLDLPHVGGVTGRLDPERVQRTLAEMHGLVARRERQFSELGIDSMATLRARRAAGEMPDEPYGDVFLVVDGWGTVRQDFMDIMDTFTALAARGLNYGVHLVVASGRWSEIPTALRDQLGTRFELRLGDSMDSMINMRAAATVPRSPGRGMTDSQHHFLTALPRLDGGDSASDLGAGVADAVARVAEHWQGRPAPAVRTLPTILEPSELPAAEVDTDGDLRLPLGLEANQLGVMWHDFAQSAHLVVVGDAETGKTNLLRSVCQALTERYTPDQARVMLVDYRRGLLKSVPESHRLGYAVSVDVLKQAVDGVARAMKERLPGADVSPEQLKRRDWWNGPQVFLVVDDYDMVSGGNMSNHFGPLLDYLAQGAELGLHLIVARSANGASRAMNDPLLRRLLEVNTPAALLSCPPSEGYLFNDTKPRQLPPGRAQLITRRGVVQVQTPLLPETEGSR